In Bosea sp. PAMC 26642, the DNA window CTGCCAAGCCGTTGAACACGCCGATGATGGCCTGGTTCGTCCAGCACGCCACCAATGGCGGCAGCGACACGCAGGACCCGAGGCTCAACCTGGTTGCGGCTAATCTCAAGGGCCTGCCGCCAACCACCGTTATCAATGCCGAGATCGACCCGCTGAAGTCGGACGGCGACCTGATCGTTGCCAAACTCAGGGAATCCGGCGTCGCGACCACGCACCAGATCTACACCGGCGTGACGCACGAGTTCTTCGGCATGGACGCCGTCGTCGCCAAGGCCAAGGAAGCACAGGCTCTGGCCGTGGCCCAGATCAAGAAGGGCTTCGGCGGCATGTGACCATTACGCGGCGTTTTGCGGATTACCTGAACGATCCCCGTTTGCGCCAGCGATTATTCTGAAAGTAGGTCCCGCTCCCGGAGCGGGCCCGTGGTCTCTTTCGATCCCCATCTATCTATCCCATCGGAGCTTGATCTTGGATCGCCGTACTGCGCTTTGGAGCCTTGCCGGAACGTTCGCCGCCGGCCCGGCGATGGCCGCCGCCACCGTCACGATCGATCGCAGCGATGGCGTGGGTGCCGGGCGCAGACCGGCCGTGCTGCTCCTCCATGGTGCCGACGGCATCACCCGCCGCTCGCAGTATCAATTCGCTTCTGCAGCCCTGTCCGCCCAGGGCTACACCGTGCTGTTTCCGCATTATTTCGAGCTCTCCCGCGAACGCCGTGCCTCCTACGGCGAAATCGGCACCAAGTATCCGCTCTGGCTCGGCGGGTTGAGGAAGGTCATCGATGAGGTGCTGGCCGATCCGGCGATCGACCCCGCCCGGTTTGCCTTGGTCGGCGTCTCCCTTGGCGGTGCGCTGGCCTTGTCGCTGGCCGCGCAGGACCGACGCATCAAGGCCGTGATCAGCTATTTCGGGTTCCGGCCGGGCGATCTTGATGCCGGCAAGCCGCAGGCTCCAACGCTGATCCTGCACGGCGACGCCGACCGTGTCGTGCCGGTGCGGAACGCCGACCAGATCGAGGCCACGCTCCGGGCGAGGGGCGTGCCCGTCGAGAAGCATATCTATCCTGGCGAGGGGCACGGCTTCAGTGGTGCGTCCCAGCTCGACGCCGCCACCCGCTCCGCCGACTTCCTCGGCCGCCAGCTCGGGCGCTGAGTTCCCCGCGATCACGGGCCGGTGCGATGTCATCCCGACAATCGCGTCGACCAGTGCTGCGCGAGCGGTCCGCCGTCGCCCTGGACTGGGTCCAGCCGCGGGATAGCGAGGTGGCGCATGTCGCGGAGCAGAGCAGCCGTCGCCGCCTCGCGCATGATTTCACCGCCCTGGCCGGGCGGATAGGCGCCCACCACCAAGAGGTCGCTGCTTGCGCTCGCACGGCAGTGTCCAGTGCCAACAGGCAGCAGCAGGACATCACCGGCCTTCGCCGCGATCGTCTCACCTCCCTCGCCGCCGATGACCAGATCCACGCTCCCGGCGGCGATCCCGAGAACCTCATGGCCGGTCGCGTGATAGTGATGGAAGTCGTAGATCCCGTTGCGCCATTGCGGGGGCCAGCCATTGGCCTCGAACCGCGTTTCCATCTCAGCGGCGAGGTCGGCGCTCTTCGGCTCAAAAGCGCCTCGGTAAAGGATGACCGGCAGGGCCGGGTTGTTAGGCACGAAGCCGCGGGCTTCGGGTCGAAGAAGAACCAGTTCTTTCATCTGCATCGTCCTGCTTGGAATGCGGATCGTGCGCCGATAACCAGCAGCTCCGACGCCGGTTCCTACCGGCAGGCGGGCAGTGCAAGCCCGGCTGCGGCTGCCAGTGCGATCGCCAGCATGGACAAGCCGTCCAGCGTCAGCGCCGCGCGCGGAAGGAAGCCGTTAACGCCCTCGATGGGCAGCGACCGCAGCTGTCTGGCGGCGTGCAGAACCAAAACCGCGGCCGCGATGGCCGTCGCGACCATCACGACGAATGTGTGCCAGGGCCCGGCATCGGCCCGGCACAGGATCGACTCCAGGGCGTAGATGATGAGGAAGTGCGCGGCCCAGACGATCGGCCCCGTCAGGGCAGAAGCGGCACGCATCATCGGCAACGTCGGTTTGCTCATGAAGCGACCATCCGCGGGAAGCCATGGGTCAGCAGCAGGCCGAACAGGCTTTGGCCGATCGCGTACGCCCAGAATAGCGCCAGATTGTCGAACACCACGCGCCGGACCGAGGTCAGCCGTCCGGCGAGGATGCGGGCGATGGCGAAGCCGGCCATGACCAGCACCGCGCCGGCGATCTGCAGCTGCAGCGCCGCATTGGCATAGACCATCGCGGCATAGCCGCTGGCTTGCGGGCGCAAGCCATCGCGCCAGTGCGACAGGCTGTCGAGCGCGAGCCCCAACAGCAGCGCCAGCATGCCGAGCACGATCAGCAGGGAAAGGCTGACCATCGCCCCACCTTTGCGGGTCAGTAGGCGATGGGCGCTGAACAGCAGGACCGCGCTCGCGACCAGCAGCCCGACGGGAGCGAGCGGCGACCAGGCCGAGGTCAGCGCGGAGGCCTGCGGCCAGTTCTGCGGCGCGACGGTCCAGAGATAGAGGTAGCCGAACAGATAGGAGAGATAGAGCGCGGCGGAGACCAGCATCAGGATCACCATCGCCCACCAGCTGTGCGACAGCGTACCGGACGCGTAGGTCGGCAGGACGATGCCGCCGCCGATATCGACCTCCTCGGAAGGGGCGGGATCGCTGTCCCACATCCAGGCGATGATCGAAACGACCGCCAGCACGCCGCAAATCGAGGCCAGCACGACGGCCTTGACAGTAAGCAGCAGGAAGAAGCCTGCGGTGAAGACCGCAGCGGCCAGATGAGCCCAGCCCGGTCCGCTCAGCCGCATCACATATTGCGGCTCCGCCTCGACCGGGGAGGTCACGATCGTTTCGCGCATGCCGGTCGCGGTGCGCGGCAGGTAATAGCGCCCCGCATCCACGGCGTCGGCTAGGCCCGGCTGACGCCAGAGCGGCTCGCGCGACGTCACGCGCGGCGTGCTACGAATGCCGAAGCTGTGGTTAGGCAGCCATTCCAGCGTGCCCGCACCCCAGACATTGCCGGCGGGCTCGCGGCTCGTGAGCCGCAGATTGCGGGCGACATCGATCAAGAACACCATGATGCCGGCCGCCAGCATGAAGGCGCCGATGGTGGAGACGAGGTTGAGCCAGTCCCAGCCCATGCCGGCCGGATAGGTGTAGACGCGGCGCGGCATCCCGATCAGCCCGGTGATGTGCATCGGCAGGAAGGCGATGTTGAAGCCGGCGAAGATCAGGCCGAAGGCCCATTTGCCCAAGCGCTCCGACAGCGGCCGCGAGCTGAAGGCCGGCGTCCAGTAGTAGACCGCAGCGAACAGCGGGAAGACCATGCCGCCGAACAGCACGTAATGCAGGTGGGCGACGACGAAGTAGCTGTCATGCGCCTGCCGGTCGAACGGCACCATCGCCACCATCACCCCGGTCAGTCCACCGAGCGTGAAGATCGTAAGGAAGCCGATGACGAAGAGCGAAGCGACGGTGACCCTGAGCCGTCCCGCCGCGATCGTCGCGATCCAGGCGAATATCTGGATGCCGCTGGGGATCGCGACCGCCATGCTCGCCGCCGAGAAGAAGCTGAGCGAGCGGGCCGGGATGCCGGTGGTGAACATGTGGTGGACCCACAGTCCAAACGAGAAGAAGCCGACCGCGATCAGCGCCACGACGATCAGCCGGTAGCCGACGATCGGCGTGCCGGTCATCGTCGGCACGATCATCGAGACCATCCCCGCCGCCGGCAGGAAGATGATGTAGACCTCCGGGTGACCGAAGAACCAGAACAGATGCTGCCAGAGCAGCGGGTCGCCGCCGCGCTCGGCGATGAAGAACGGCCAGTCGAAGGCGCGCTCGAGCTCGAGCAGGATCGTCGCCAGGATCACGGCCGGGAAGGCGAAGACGATCATCCCGGCGAAGATCAGCATGGTCCAGGCGAAGATCGGCATTCGCGCCAGCGTCATGCCGGGCGCCCGGGTCCGCAGCACGCCGACGATGATCTCGATCGCGCCGGCGATCGCCGAGATCTCGATAAAGCCGATGCCGAGCAGCCACCAGTCGGCACCGACGCCAGGCGAGAAGCGCGCGCCGGTCAGGGGCGGGTACATGAACCAGCCGCCCGAGGGCGCGACGCCGAAGAACAGCGTGCAGAAGAAGACGATGCCGCCGACGAAATAGGCCCAGAAGGCAAATGCGCCAAGCCTGGGGAAGGGCATGTCGCGGGCGCCGAGCATCGCCGGCAGCAAGAGCACGCCGACCGCCTCGACGGCCGGTACGGCAAACAGGAACATCATCACCGTGCCGTGCATGGTGAAGATCTGGTTGTAGGTCTCCTGCGAGAGAAAGTCATTGCCCGGCAAGGCCAGTTGCAGCCGGATCAGCAATCCCAGGATGCCGGCTGCCAGGAAGAACAGGAAGGCCGTGGCGATGTAGAAATAGCCGATGACCGTGTTGTTGACGTCGCTGATGATGCGCCATCCCTTGGGGCCCGCCCAGACCTTCTCCAGCGCGGCAAGCTCGCCCGCCGGCCTCGGCAGGAGATTGGGGTAGGTCGGATCGGCGGCCGTCGAAGGTGATGTCATGTCAGGCTCGCCAGATAGGCCGCCAGGGCCTGCAGCTCTTCATCGGAAAAGATCCTGAACTCGGGCATCAGGTTGCCTGGCTTGACCGATTGTCCATGCGCGATGAAGCGGGCGAGGTTCTCGGGCGTGTTGGGAATCGTGGCGGCGGTCAGGGCACGCCGGCCGCCGATGCGCGACAGGTCGGGCCCGACCACGCCTGCGGCCGCCGTGCCGCGCACCGCGTGACAGGCGCCGCAGCCGGCGGATTCGAACAGGGCCCGGCCGCGCTCCTGGCCCGCGCGGGCCGGCGGCGCTGCTGCGGCGGCGAGCCAGGCCTCGAACTCGGCCGGCGGCAGGGCTACGATCTCCAGCGCCATCAGCGCATGGGGGCCGCCGCAATACTCGGCGCACTGGCCGCGATACACGCCCGGTCGTTCGGCCTTCAGCCGAAGCGTGTTGGTGCGGCCAGGAATCATGTCGAGCTTGCCGCCGAGGCTCGGCACCCAGAAGGAATGGATCACATCGGCCGAGCGCAGCACGATATCGATCTCGCGCCCGACCGGGATGCGCAGCTCATTGGCCTCTGCGACCGGCTTTCCGTCGGCGCCGGCATAGGCGACGCGCCACCACCACTGCTCGCCGGTGACCTCGATGCGCAGGGCGGCGGGCCGGTCGGTCGCGATCGTCTCGCGCATCAGCCAGACCCCGTAGCCGAGCAGTACCGTCAGCGTCACTACCGGAAAGGCGATGCCGCCGAGCTTGATCGCGCGGTCCGAGCCAAGCAGGCGCCGCGTGCGATCCGATCCGCCAATGGCAAGGGCCAAGGCTGCACCGACGATCAGCAGGATGACGCCCGCGCCTGCAAACAGGATCAAAGTCAGGAGCGCGACGCGGCTTGCCTCGTCGCCGGCCGGGGCGAGGGCGGACTGGATCCCGGTGCAGCCCGATATGAGCAGAGCGCCCATGGCGATGCCGGGCAGGGCCGGGCTCGTCATGGGGTTGCCTTGCCCGCAGATGGCGAGAGGCTCGCGAAATAGGCCGCGAGATCGGCTGCCTGCTCCGGGCTCAGCCGGCGTGCGATCGGCGCCATGATCATGCCGGTCTCGCTGCGATCGTTGAGGCCGGCACGCCAGACGCCCAGTTGGCCGGACAGATAGCGCGCGGATTGCCCCGCAAGCCGGGGATAATCCGGCCGCGCCTCCGGACCATGACAGCTCAGGCAGGCGGGAACACCGCGCGACGGCACGCCCTCGCGGGCCAGCACCGCACCACGCTCCAGGGCTCCGGCATCGGCCGACGGATCTGATGAAATCGGCGAAGGCAGGCCGGCGTAGTAGGTCGCGAGCTGTTCGATGGCGCGGTCGGACAATCCTGATACCGCCATTTGCATCACGCCGCTTGGTCGCGTCCCCGCTGCATAGGCTCGCAACGCGCTGGCGAGCATATCCCTGGGCTGGCCGTGAAGGATCGGCACCAGACGGCTTAGCGGCGCCGCCTCCGCGCCATGGCAGCGCGCGCAGGCACCGACGGCGTCGGGCGGCGTCGCGCCTGTCGCGATCGACCGACCGTCCTGTGGCTTGGGTTCGACCTCACCCAGCGCCAGCGCGCGATAACTCTGGGCGTCGAGCGACGGCAGCTTGCGCAGGAAGGCCACCAGCGCCCAGACCTCGTCCTCGCGGTCCAACGCCGGCCAGCCCGGCATACCCGCATATTTCAGCCCGTGCCTGATGATCCAGAACAGCTCGCCATCGGTCCAGAGGCCGACCTTGTCCGCAAGATCGGGGGGCGGCGGCAGCATGGCGGCGGAGACCGGCGTGATCGGCGTGCCCGGAGTGCCATGGCAATAGGCGCAGCCGGCATGGAAATGCCCGGCTCCCAGCCGGATCATGTCGGCGTCCTCGCCGGCGGGCAGGGTGGTATCGGGTGCGCGGGCCCTAACCGAGTTCTCCATGCCAAAGCGCAGGATGGCATCGACGAAGCGGAAATGACCCGTGCTTGCCGCAACGTTGTAGACGCCCAGCCACGCAAACAGCGTTGCGCCGACCAGAACCGCGACGACAAGCGCCGATGCGGCGAGCGCGACGCGGCGCCAGCTCGCCAGCGCCGACAGGCTTGCCGACCTAGCGCGCGCGAGCAGCGACATCGCCATCCGCCCGGTGCGAGGAAGGCTCATCGCCGGTGTCGAGGCGCGCCAGCATCTGCGCGGCCAGGATTATGCCGACGACCAGATAGCTCAGCGGGCAGGCGGTGATCATCAGCAAGCCCGCAAGCTGCTGGTCGGCCAGCGTCGAGGGTCCTGTCGTGCATAGTGCCAACACGAGCCCGGGCAACTCATAGAGATCGCGCTGGGCGAAGATCAGCAGGGCGCCGAGCAGACAGGCAAGCTTCCCGGTCAGCATCAGGGCGGCAAGCGAGCGCCATCCTTGCGACGAACCGGCAGCGATCACGGCGCTCCAGAAAACCACGGCCGAGAGCGCCAGCAGAATGAAAAGCAGGACCTGCAGGAACGCGAACTGCGCCGTGGCCTGCTGGATGGCAGGGGCATGCCAAGCCCAGAGCAAAAGCATCTGGAGCAGGCCGGCGATCCAGATCGCCTGCGGCCCGCCCGGCGCGAACCGGGCACCCAGTCCAAGTGCGGCCAGCGGGGCTACAACATTCATCACGGCGAGATGCTGGAGCATCTGGAGCGAAAGCGGGCCGATCTCGACCATCGCGACCGTAACGAGGCCAACGCCCGCAACCAGGCCGGCGCTGACCAGCGCCGCCGCGGCGCCGTCGCCACCGCTCGTCGCGACGCTGTGATCGGAAATGCCTTGCAAGTCGCGTGTCCCCCCTGACGGGCAACGATCTGTCCGGCCCTGTGGTTCCGCCGGCACGGCCATGCACGCAAACGCCTGAGAACCAAAGCCCCGGGCCGACGTTGAGCTTCCATGACCTGCCGGCCGTCCGTCGGCGAAAGGAGACAAAACCTCATGGCAAGTGCCCGCCGCGCCATCCTCATCGCCAGTGCTGCCATATCGGCGCTGGCGCTTGCATCCTGCAACAGCCAGTCCGTCCTGCCGGAGGAGGCGGGCTACGGCCCCAATCCGACGCTGCCGGAACCGCAGTCGAGCTGGTTCCCGACGCTCAAGATCGCCGATGCGGTTGGCTGGAAGGTGGGCGAGAAGCCCACCGCCGCCGATGGCGGGCAGGTTACCGCCTTCGTCACCGGCCTGGCGCATCCGCGCTGGCTCTACGAGCTGCCCAATGGCGACATCCTCGTGGCCGAAAGCGACGCGCCGCCCAAGCCGGAAGACAAGAAAGGGGGCATCCGCGGCTGGGTTCAGGGCCTCTTCATGAAGAAGGCCGGCTCGCAGACGCCGAGCGCCAATCGGATCACACTGCTGCGCGACAAGGACGGCGACGGCGTCGCCGAGACCAAGAGCATCTTCCTCGAAAACCTGACCTCGCCCTTCGGCATGGCTCTGATCGGCGACCAGCTCTACATCGCCAATGCCGACGCAGTGGTGCGCGTGCCCTATGTCGAGGGCGAGACCAAGAGCGCCGCGGCACCGATCAAGGTCGCCGAGCTTCCTGCGGGCCGCAACCATCACTGGACCAAGAGCCTGGTCGCCAGCGCCGACGGCTTGCGCCTCTATGTCGGCGTCGGCTCGAACTCGAATGTCGGCGAAAACGGCATGGCCGAGGAGGAGAAGCGTGCAGGCGTGCTCGAGATCGATCCGAAGACGGGCGCCACCCAGGTCTTCGCCACGGGGCTGCGCAATCCCGTCGGCATCGACTGGAACCCCACGACCAAGGAGCTCTGGGTCGCGGTCAACGAGCGCGACGAGATCGGCGACGACCTCGTGCCCGACTACATGACCTCGGTGAAGCGCGACGGGTTCTATGGCTGGCCCTACAGCTATTACGGCCAGACGGTGGACAAGCGGATCGAGCCGCCCCGTCCCGACCTGGTCGCCAAGGCTATCAAGCCCGATTATGCGCTGGGCTCGCATACCGCGTCGCTCGGCATGACTTTCGTCAAGGATGAACGCATGGGACGCGCCTATCCGGCCGGCGCATTCATCGGTCAGCACGGTTCGTGGAACCGGGAGCAGCCGGTCGGCTATCGCGTGATTTTTGTGCCCTTCATCGACGGCAAGCCCGCCGGGATGCCCAAGCCCGTGCTCACCGGTTTCCTCAACGACAAGGGTGAGGCTCGCGGACGTCCGGTCGGGGTTCTGGTCGATCAGCGCGCCGGTCTGCTGGTGGCGGACGATGTCGGCAATGCGATCTGGCGCCTTACCGTGCCGACAAGCTAATGATGTAAGGGAGCGCGCTCGGTGCGCTCCCTTCCGGAACTTCTTGCCCGGCTGTCGGTATAGCTTTTCAAAAAATTGCAAGCGCCTGAAGCACCGCACGCGCAACCGCCCCCGCGACTACAAGATCTGCCAGTGGACCGTCGAATGACCGCACGCCTTCTGACGGCGCGGGACCGCTCTCACGTTGTGTTGGTTGATTTTGATGCCGCGCGATGCGGCGATCGTTCAGGAGGCGAAGATGCCGGCAAAGTCAGCGGCTCAGCAGAAGGCGGCGGGAGCGGCGCTTGCCGCCAAGCGCGGCGAGATCAAGAAGAGCGAGATCAAGGGCGCGTCGAAGTCGATGGCGAAATCGATGACCGAGGCCCAACTCGACGAACTCGCCTCGACCAAACGCAAGGGCAAGCCCGAGCACGTCTCGAAATCTTAAACCGCACCAAGCCCAATTCCGAGCGTGCCTCCCAGCTCGTTCCAGCGGAACGAAGGCCGCCGCCTACTGGCGCGGGTCGATGGCGTCGGCGACGGCATCCTTCTTCGCTGGGGACAGCAGCGTCATTACCAGGATGAAGCCCGCGAAGACGAGGCAGATGGCGTTGGTCAGGATCAGCGGCCACTGTCCTTGCGCGATGCCATAGACCGTCCAGAGCACGAACCCCGTCGTCGTCAGCGCATACATTGGCGGCGAGAGGGAGGAAGTGTCGCGTGTGCGCAGGATCTTGAACGCTTGCGGCACGAAGCTCGACACCGAGCAGGCCGCGGCTAGAAAGCCGATGATCGACACGGCGTCCATGGCCGTCAGCTACCGATATCGGCGCCGGCACGCCGGCTGCCGTCGAGTCCCGGCGCGGATGCACGCCCGTCGTCACCGTGCATCGAGACCATGTCCTGAAGCGCTTCGGTTCCCCAAGCCAGTGTCGTCTCGGGCGCATCCTTCGGCGGGCGGCCGCGCATGACATAAGAGTCGCTACGTTGTGCCGTGGTCAGGGCCTCGACCCTGTCGTGGAAGGACGATAGCACGCACACGGGATCGGCATTGCGCGGATCTCCCGTCAGGGCCATGGCCTGGCAGCGGCAGCCGCCGAAATCGATCTCGCGTCGCTCGCAGCTGCGGCATGGCTCGGCCATCCAGTCGGTGCCGCGGAAGGCCTCGAAGGCCGGCGAGCCCCGCCAGATCTCGGCCAGCGAATGCTCGCGCACGGTCCAGAACGCGAGGCCAGGGATCGACTGGGCGGCGTGGCAGGGCAGGACCAGGCCCCGAGGCGTGACATTCAGCGACTGCCGGCCCCAGCCATTCATGCACGGCTTGGGAAACCGTGCGAAATGGTCCGGTGGGACATAGTCGATCGTGATGCGGTCGGCCGTCTCGGCGCGCAGGCGACCGACCTCGTCGCGAGCCGCCAGCGCGTCCGCCATATCGGGCATCAGCGCCTCGCGGTTGCGCTCCGCCCAGCCGTAATACTGCGCATGGGCGAGCTCGATCCGCCGTGCACCCATCGCGATGGCCTCATCGACCATCGCGCCCATATGGCCGATATTGCCGCGATGCAGGACGACGTTGATCGTCAGCGGCAGGCCGACCTCGGCCACGATGCCGGCAAAGAGACGCTTGCGCTGATACGATCCACGCAGGCCGGCTATGCGGTCGGCATTATCGGATTGCGTATCCTGAACCGAGAGTTGGAGATGATCGAGCCCGGCCTGCGCCAGCGCGGCCAGCCGCTCGCGAGGAAGGCCGATGCCGGAAGTGATCAGGTTGGTGTAGAGCCCGAGACGGGCGGCCGCTGCGACGAGCTCGACGAGATCATGCCGCGCCGCCGGCTCGCCACCGGAGAGATGCAGCTGCAGGATGCCGAGGCCGGCAGCCTGCTCGAAGACCCTGATCCAGTCCGAAGTCGCCAACTCGTCGGACTTGCGGTCGAGATCGAGCGGGTTCGAGCAATAGGGACAGGCGAGCGGGCAGCGATGGGTCAGCTCGGCCAGCAGCGCGAAGGGGGCGGGTGCGCTCATGCCTCCACCATCCGCCGTGCGACGAGATCATCGAGGAGCGCCCTCGCATCGCGTTCGATGCGGTCGCGGTCGATCGCATAATTCGTGGCGAGCTGGTCGACGATCTGGTCGAGGCTGCGCTGGCCGTCGCACAGATCGAGGATGGCGACCGAGGATGCGTTGACGCGAAGCACATGCTCGGGCGCGAGCAGGTTGAAGCCGCCGCGGACGCGATCTGCCTGGAGGCGGACGCCACGGGCCAGCCGCGGCTGTGACGTCGCCCCGATCATCGTGCGGCCGGCTCGAAGGCGCCGGGCGGAACGTGTCCGGCCTCGCCATAGGCATGATCGAGCGCATCCAGCATCGCCCAGAGCACGTCGCATTTGAACTCGAGCGCAGCAATGACGGCGCCCTGGTCGGCCGGAGTTCGGGAATTGGCCATAACATAGGCCAGCGCGCTCTCGACGTCGCGCGAGGCCTGCTCGGGCCGCGCCGTGAAGTAGCTTAGGCTCTCGCTGCTGACGAAGTCGTAATGCGCCAGCATGCCGCTGACGCGCGTCTTGATCACCTGCGGCGAGAACAGCTCTGTGAGCGAGGACGCCACCGCCTCCAGCAGCGGACGTTCCCTAACGAAGTTGACATAGGCGTCCACGGCAAAGCGCGTCGCAGGCAGCACGCCCTTGAAGGCGATGACGTCCCGTCTTTCGAAACCGAGACTTTCGCAGAGGCGCAGCCAGCGCTCGATGCCGCCCTCGCCATCCGCGCCGCCATCATGGTCAATCAGCCGCTGGCGCCAGGCGCGCCGCAGCGCGGGATCCTCCAGCCGCGCGATCAGGGTCGCGTCCTTGCGCGGGATCGCCGCCTGATAGGCATAGCGGTTGAGCGCCCAGGCCTGGACCTCACCCCTGCTACACAGGCCCGAATGCAACCGCTGATGAAACGGGTGCCGGTCGTGGTAGCGCCGGGCGCCGACCTCGCGCAGCGCCTCCAGGAATGCTTCCGGCGAAAGCAGGCTCACAATGCGATCTCCATGCCGTCGAAGGCGATCTCGACCCCGGCGTTTTCGACGCAGCTTCGCTCAGGCGAACCTGCGATCAACACGGGGTTGGTGTTGTTGATATGGGTATATATCTTGCGCCTCGCCGGCAGGCTCGCCAGCCAGTCGAGCGAGCCGCCGGGGCCTGTCATCGGCATATGGCCCATCCGTCGCCCCGTCTTCTCGCCCAGATCGGCCCGGCGCATCTCGTCGTCGTCGAACAGGGTGCCGTCGAATAGGATGATGTCGGCATGTTCGGCGCGACGTCGAACCTCGTCACTCAGGGCGGCGCAGCCGGGAATGTAGACGAACGACCCGTTCGGTCCCGACACGGCCACGCCACCGGTTTCGCCGGCATCGCTCTCAGTGATGGGGTCGGTGCCCTCAAGATATAGCGGCACCTTGCCCGGCACGTGGAATAGCGTCAGCTCGCATGATGCCACGGAGATGGGCAGATCAGCCTCTGCCGTCATCCAACCGGCGCTCAAGGGTTGGAACATCGGATTATCTGCGACCGCGGCACGTACGGGAGCGAGCGCCACGATCTCGAATGCGTGCCGCTCTCGCAATGAGAGCAGGCCACCCACGTGATCGATCTCGGCACTCGTCAGGACGACCGTCTCGATCGGCGAATGGCGCGAAGCCCGTGGCCAGAGTGACGGCGTCGCACGCAGCTGTTGTCCGATATCTGGCGACGCATTCACCACCACGCAGGCCTGATGATCGATCAAGGCCAAGGACGATTGTGTGCGCCAGGGCGCGCGCGGATCGCGCTGCCAGGCGAGTGCACAATTGGCGCATCGGCAGTTCCATTGAGGAAAGCCGCCGCCCGCGGCGGAGCCGAGAACGACGGCCTTCATCGATGATCAGTTGTCAGCGTCGGTCACGGACGCGACAACCGGCACAGCGTGAAGATCGTCGTCTTCGCTGGACGGCGCATAGGCGGTCACTTCCATGCCGCAGGCAATGTCTTCGATCGTGGGGGTTTCCCAGGTCATGCGTGTCTCCTTTGCGGTCTGTCGGATGGGAACGCCTCAGCCGGGGGAATGATCCCGACCGGTCGATCACGCAATCGGCAGCCCGGACCACCTCGGGTTCTCGGCACGAGGCCTGGCAAATCGCTTCGGCGGGTGCCGCTCAGCCACTCGGCTACATGGCGACGACCGCCGCCTCAGGGCAGGTACCCAAGTTTCGCATGGGGAACAGTTCGGCAGTGGCCGTGTTGCCGAAGCACGCGCCCTCACGAGAGACGTCTGGAGATCCGCCTTGACGCATCCCACTCCGCCGACCGATCCCCTGCGATATCACCCTGACGTGGAGCAGCTTGAGGCCGACGAGGCGGCGACGGCGGATGGGTTGGTCGCGACAATGCGCTCGATCAGCGAGACCACCTATGAGGATAGCGGACATCCGCTTCGCAGCGTCCATGCCAAGAGCCACGCGTTGCTGAAGGGCCAGATCGAGATCCTGGCAGACCTGCCGCCCGTGCTAGCACAGGGGCTGTTTGCGACCCCGGCGACCTATCCCGTCGCGATCCGCGTCTCGACGATCCCCGGCGATGTCCTCGACGACAACGTCTCGGTGCCGCGCGGGCTCGCGCTGAAGATTTTGGGCGTGCCCGGCGAGCGCCTGGAGGGGTCGAAGACGACACCACGCAGGACTTCGTCATGGTCAATGGCCCCGTCTTCGCTGCCCCGACAGGCAAGGCCTTTCTGGAGAAACTCAAGCTGCTCGCCGCGACGACAGATGTAGCCGCGGGCGCCAAGAAGGGGCTCTCGACTGTGCTGCAGGCCGCCGAAAGCCTCGTCGAAGCCTTCGGCGGCAAGAGCGCCACCCTGA includes these proteins:
- a CDS encoding dienelactone hydrolase family protein; its protein translation is MDRRTALWSLAGTFAAGPAMAAATVTIDRSDGVGAGRRPAVLLLHGADGITRRSQYQFASAALSAQGYTVLFPHYFELSRERRASYGEIGTKYPLWLGGLRKVIDEVLADPAIDPARFALVGVSLGGALALSLAAQDRRIKAVISYFGFRPGDLDAGKPQAPTLILHGDADRVVPVRNADQIEATLRARGVPVEKHIYPGEGHGFSGASQLDAATRSADFLGRQLGR
- a CDS encoding cupin, with the translated sequence MKELVLLRPEARGFVPNNPALPVILYRGAFEPKSADLAAEMETRFEANGWPPQWRNGIYDFHHYHATGHEVLGIAAGSVDLVIGGEGGETIAAKAGDVLLLPVGTGHCRASASSDLLVVGAYPPGQGGEIMREAATAALLRDMRHLAIPRLDPVQGDGGPLAQHWSTRLSG
- the ctaD gene encoding cytochrome c oxidase subunit I, yielding MTSPSTAADPTYPNLLPRPAGELAALEKVWAGPKGWRIISDVNNTVIGYFYIATAFLFFLAAGILGLLIRLQLALPGNDFLSQETYNQIFTMHGTVMMFLFAVPAVEAVGVLLLPAMLGARDMPFPRLGAFAFWAYFVGGIVFFCTLFFGVAPSGGWFMYPPLTGARFSPGVGADWWLLGIGFIEISAIAGAIEIIVGVLRTRAPGMTLARMPIFAWTMLIFAGMIVFAFPAVILATILLELERAFDWPFFIAERGGDPLLWQHLFWFFGHPEVYIIFLPAAGMVSMIVPTMTGTPIVGYRLIVVALIAVGFFSFGLWVHHMFTTGIPARSLSFFSAASMAVAIPSGIQIFAWIATIAAGRLRVTVASLFVIGFLTIFTLGGLTGVMVAMVPFDRQAHDSYFVVAHLHYVLFGGMVFPLFAAVYYWTPAFSSRPLSERLGKWAFGLIFAGFNIAFLPMHITGLIGMPRRVYTYPAGMGWDWLNLVSTIGAFMLAAGIMVFLIDVARNLRLTSREPAGNVWGAGTLEWLPNHSFGIRSTPRVTSREPLWRQPGLADAVDAGRYYLPRTATGMRETIVTSPVEAEPQYVMRLSGPGWAHLAAAVFTAGFFLLLTVKAVVLASICGVLAVVSIIAWMWDSDPAPSEEVDIGGGIVLPTYASGTLSHSWWAMVILMLVSAALYLSYLFGYLYLWTVAPQNWPQASALTSAWSPLAPVGLLVASAVLLFSAHRLLTRKGGAMVSLSLLIVLGMLALLLGLALDSLSHWRDGLRPQASGYAAMVYANAALQLQIAGAVLVMAGFAIARILAGRLTSVRRVVFDNLALFWAYAIGQSLFGLLLTHGFPRMVAS
- a CDS encoding c-type cytochrome, with translation MSLPRTGRMAMSLLARARSASLSALASWRRVALAASALVVAVLVGATLFAWLGVYNVAASTGHFRFVDAILRFGMENSVRARAPDTTLPAGEDADMIRLGAGHFHAGCAYCHGTPGTPITPVSAAMLPPPPDLADKVGLWTDGELFWIIRHGLKYAGMPGWPALDREDEVWALVAFLRKLPSLDAQSYRALALGEVEPKPQDGRSIATGATPPDAVGACARCHGAEAAPLSRLVPILHGQPRDMLASALRAYAAGTRPSGVMQMAVSGLSDRAIEQLATYYAGLPSPISSDPSADAGALERGAVLAREGVPSRGVPACLSCHGPEARPDYPRLAGQSARYLSGQLGVWRAGLNDRSETGMIMAPIARRLSPEQAADLAAYFASLSPSAGKATP
- the coxB gene encoding cytochrome c oxidase subunit II gives rise to the protein MTSPALPGIAMGALLISGCTGIQSALAPAGDEASRVALLTLILFAGAGVILLIVGAALALAIGGSDRTRRLLGSDRAIKLGGIAFPVVTLTVLLGYGVWLMRETIATDRPAALRIEVTGEQWWWRVAYAGADGKPVAEANELRIPVGREIDIVLRSADVIHSFWVPSLGGKLDMIPGRTNTLRLKAERPGVYRGQCAEYCGGPHALMALEIVALPPAEFEAWLAAAAAPPARAGQERGRALFESAGCGACHAVRGTAAAGVVGPDLSRIGGRRALTAATIPNTPENLARFIAHGQSVKPGNLMPEFRIFSDEELQALAAYLASLT